A single Campylobacter hyointestinalis subsp. hyointestinalis DNA region contains:
- a CDS encoding FxsA family protein, which produces MMKISLFPYFVIELVCVVLYISKYGILNFFGEVFLSGIFGFFLVLSYGFSNFYSKFENLNLKNVFGSMGLVVGGFLLMVPGILSDIFAVFIISVSLILKLISYLQTPTHEEYCTKEDYKDDVIDVEIIDETKRG; this is translated from the coding sequence ATGATGAAAATTTCTCTATTTCCATATTTTGTTATCGAGCTGGTTTGTGTGGTTCTTTATATCTCAAAATACGGAATACTGAACTTTTTTGGCGAGGTGTTTTTAAGCGGTATTTTTGGATTTTTCTTAGTGCTTAGCTATGGATTTTCAAATTTTTATAGTAAATTTGAAAATTTGAACTTAAAAAATGTATTTGGCTCTATGGGGCTTGTCGTCGGTGGATTTTTGCTTATGGTGCCGGGAATTTTAAGCGATATATTTGCGGTTTTTATAATAAGTGTATCTTTGATATTAAAGCTCATTAGCTATTTGCAAACACCTACTCATGAAGAGTATTGCACCAAAGAAGACTATAAAGATGACGTGATCGATGTCGAAATTATTGATGAAACAAAAAGAGGTTAA